TGATGCCCCGGCCGCAACCGCTGGCCCCATAGACGCCATATAAAGGCTTCACGAATTCTTACCCGTGCCCTGGAATTTGGCCATCGTCGCCTGACCTTCCGCGCTTATCCCATCACGCTGAATGATGCGCAGGACCGTCAGCCATATGATCTTCATGTCCAGCAGCAGGCTGCGATGATCGACATACCAAATGTCGAGCGCGAATTTATCGTCCCACGAAAGCGCATTACGCCCGTTGACCTGTGCCCATCCCGTCAAGCCGGGACGGACGTCATTGCGCCTTGCCTGCTCCGCATTGTAGCGCGGCAGATATTCCATCAGCAGCGGGCGCGGCCCGACCAGGCTCATCTCGCCCTTGAGCACATTCCATAGACCGGGAAGCTCATCTATGCTGGTCGAACGCAACAGACGTCCAAGATCTGTCAGACGTTCAGCGTCGGACAAAGGCTGACCGTCGGCATCGCAGGCATCGAGCATGCTGCGGAACTTATACATCCGAAAGGGGCTGCCCCCCAGACCGGGGCGTTCCTGCACGAAAAGCACGGGCGCCCCCATGCGTCGGCGGATCGCAATTCCCGCGACAAGCATCACCGGCGACAGCAGCACCAGTCCGGCAAGAGAGCCTGCAATGTCGATCAGTCGTTTCATCTATTGCCTTGTTTC
This Sphingobium yanoikuyae DNA region includes the following protein-coding sequences:
- a CDS encoding sugar transferase; the encoded protein is MKRLIDIAGSLAGLVLLSPVMLVAGIAIRRRMGAPVLFVQERPGLGGSPFRMYKFRSMLDACDADGQPLSDAERLTDLGRLLRSTSIDELPGLWNVLKGEMSLVGPRPLLMEYLPRYNAEQARRNDVRPGLTGWAQVNGRNALSWDDKFALDIWYVDHRSLLLDMKIIWLTVLRIIQRDGISAEGQATMAKFQGTGKNS